In a genomic window of Primulina huaijiensis isolate GDHJ02 chromosome 10, ASM1229523v2, whole genome shotgun sequence:
- the LOC140986219 gene encoding uncharacterized protein, whose product MARRHDSSSKDEKQEIRGRYGESSDEDRRKRREKVEDSGSESSGREVSRDGEERKVGVDAKKLGRKREEDRSYGRRDLYQGSDSERGRRRRQNGCEDKERGKGERRGERKYPDRGVDDEDDRTIGWRREKNYTDEDAENGHKGRERERDSESDRRDKRRRNEGAREDDDEKRRYRGGEAGRAEFGSKEEHKRKGRRDQKGERERLHDDDVNIDRGRKENDKDGRKEESRSVNKKDEASRPIEADKVEKPKQNVGTVMAANLGRSGGVYIPPFKLARMMKDIEDKSSIEYQRMTWDALRKSINGLVNKVNATNLKNIIPELFAENLIRGRGLFCRSCMKSQMASPGFTDVFAGLVAVVNTKFPEVGDLLLRRIILQLQRAFKRNDKPQLLAAVKFIAHLVNQQVVHELIALELLTLLLEKPTDDSVEVAVGFVTECGAMLQDLSPRGLHGIFERLRGILHEGEIDKRVQFIIEGLFALRKAKFQGYPAIRPELDLVEHEDQLTHEISLLDEIDPEIALDIFKPDPQFSENEKRYEELKKQILGEESEDEANSDAADLDDEDDDEESEEEDEEQMKITDETETNLVNLRRTIYLTIMSSVDFEEAGHKLLKIKLEPGQEMELCIMLLECCSQERTYLRYYGLLGQRFCMINKVHQENFEKCFVQQYSMIHRLETNKLRNVAKFFAHLLGTDALPWHVLSYIRLTEEDTSSSSRIFIKILFQELSEHLGIRLLNERLSEPTMQDSFESIFPRDTPKNTRFAINFFTSIGLGGITENLREYLKNMPRLIMQQQKAVSESDDESESSGTETESRSDSSESESETDSDDRRRRKKTRKN is encoded by the exons ATGGCTAGGAGACATGATTCTAGCAGCAAGGATGAGAAGCAGGAAATAAGGGGTCGGTACGGAGAGAGTTCGGATGAAGACAGGAGAAAGAGGCGGGAGAAAGTGGAGGATTCGGGGAGTGAAAGTTCGGGAAGAGAAGTGAGTCGTGATGGGGAAGAGAGGAAGGTTGGAGTTGATGCTAAAAAATTGGGTAGAAAAAGGGAGGAAGATAGGAGCTACGGAAGAAGGGATTTGTATCAGGGTAGCGATTCTGAAAGAGGCAGGAGGAGGCGTCAAAATGGGTGTGAGGATAAGGAGCGTGGGAAAGGTGAAAGGCGTGGGGAGAGGAAATATCCAGACCGTGGTGTGGATGATGAAGATGATAGGACAATTGGCTGGAGgagggaaaaaaattatacGGATGAAGATGCTGAAAATGGCCACAAAGGAAGGGAGAGGGAGAGGGATTCAGAGAGTGATAGAAGGGATAAGAGGCGGAGAAATGAAGGTGCACgtgaggatgatgatgagaAAAGGCGGTATAGAGGTGGAGAGGCTGGTCGTGCGGAGTTTGGTAGCAAAGAGGAGCACAAGAGAAAGGGGAGAAGGGACCAAAAGGGAGAAAGAGAGAGGCTGCATGATGATGATGTTAATATTGACAGGGGGAGAAAAGAGAATGATAAGGATGGAAGAAAAGAAGAGAGTAGGAGTGTGAATAAAAAAGACGAAGCTTCGAGGCCAATTGAGGCTGATAAAGTGGAAAAACCTAAGCAGAACGTTGGCACAGTCATGGCTGCTAATTTGGGGAGGAGTGGAGGGGTTTATATACCACCATTTAAATTGGCCAGAATGATGAAGGATATCGAAGATAAAAGCAGCATTGAATATCAGAGAATGACGTGGGATGCATTGAGGAAGAGTATTAATGGATTGGTTAATAAAGTGAATGCTACTAATCTGAAGAATATTATTCCCGAGTTGTTTGCTGAGAATCTGATTAGAGGGAGGGGTTTATTTTGTCGTTCATGTATGAAATCTCAAATGGCTTCTCCAGGCTTCACTGACGTGTTTGCAGGATTGGTTGCTGTGGTTAATACCAAGTTCCCTGAAGTTGGTGATCTTTTGTTGAGGAGGATCATTTTGCAGCTCCAGAGGGCATTTAAACGCAATGATAAG CCCCAACTTCTTGCTGCAGTGAAATTTATCGCGCACCTGGTGAACCAGCAAGTTGTTCATGAGCTTATTGCTCTTGAGCTGCTGACATTATTGTTAGAAAAACCTACCGACGATAGCGTCGAAGTGGCTGTTGGGTTTGTTACGGAGTGTGGCGCAATGCTGCAGGACCTTTCTCCTCGAGGTTTGCATG GCATATTTGAGCGATTACGTGGTATTCTTCATGAAGGAGAAATTGATAAACGGGTCCAATTTATTATTGAAGGTCTCTTTGCTTTGCGAAAGGCGAAGTTTCAG GGATATCCAGCCATTCGACCAGAATTGGATTTGGTGGAGCATGAAGATCAACTGACTCATGAGATCTCCCTACTGGATGAAATTGATCCCGAGATTGCTTTAG ACATCTTCAAGCCGGATCCCCAATTCTCAGAGAATGAGAAACGATATGAAGAATTAAAGAAGCAAATACTTGGTGAAGAATCTGAGGATGAAGCTAATTCTGATGCAGCAGACTTAGAtgatgaggatgatgatgaagaatCTGAGGAAGAAGACGAAGAGCAGATGAAAATAACAGATGAGACAGAGACAAATTTGGTCAATCTTCGAAGAACTATCTATTTGACGATCATGTCCAGTGTTGATTTTGAGGAAGCTGGACATAAGCTACTCAAAATCAAATTGGAGCCTGGGCAAGAG ATGGAGTTGTGCATTATGTTGTTGGAGTGTTGCAGTCAGGAAAGAACATACCTCCGTTATTACGGACTCCTTGGGCAGCGATTTTGTATGATAAACAAGGTCCATCAAGAAAACTTTGAAAAGTGTTTTGTTCAACAGTATTCCATGATTCACCGACTGGAGACCAATAAATTACGGAATGTGGCGAAGTTTTTTGCCCATTTACTAGGCACAGATGCACTTCCGTGGCATGTTCTGTCCTACATCCGGTTGACTGAAGAGgacacttcttcttcttcccgtatttttattaaaattctcTTCCAG GAATTATCTGAGCACCTTGGCATCCGCTTGCTTAACGAGCGTCTCAGTGAGCCCACAATGCAAGATTCTTTTGAATCTATCTTCCCTCGGGATACTCCCAAAAACACTAGATTCGCGATCAACTTTTTCACGTCCATTGGGCTCGGTGGAATAACAGAAAACCTGAGAGAGTATCTCAAGAACATGCCACGACTCATCATGCAACAACAGAAAGCTGTATCAGAATCAGATGATGAATCTGAAAGTTCTGGTACGGAGACAGAATCCAGATCTGACTCGAGTGAGAGCGAAAGTGAGACTGATAGCGATGATAGGCGGAGAAGGAAGaaaacaaggaaaaattaa